A window of Methanolobus sediminis contains these coding sequences:
- a CDS encoding orotate phosphoribosyltransferase-like protein, producing the protein MKNIDKLIQKALELQANGLVTRQIADELNVSRETVTWLLTRAKKEEVSPAPKDISVNWSSIGKSAFRMRHVGIAMCDMVLDTVEATGNEIDLVVGIGLSGVPLASLIAEELNTELSVYHAYNEQGDDSKLNGAFSRNFAGIKGKKCIIVDDVITTGNTMADVVTHLRSSGAKPLAIAVLVDKSGSETLSEVPVHSLVRITRVD; encoded by the coding sequence ATGAAGAATATTGATAAACTAATCCAAAAAGCCCTTGAGTTACAGGCAAATGGTCTTGTTACAAGGCAAATAGCAGATGAGCTTAACGTTTCCCGGGAAACCGTCACATGGCTCCTGACCCGCGCAAAGAAGGAAGAAGTTTCACCTGCGCCAAAAGACATTTCTGTCAACTGGAGCAGCATAGGAAAGAGCGCATTCAGGATGCGTCATGTAGGAATTGCCATGTGTGACATGGTCCTTGATACAGTAGAGGCAACAGGTAATGAAATTGATCTGGTGGTAGGAATTGGCCTTAGTGGAGTACCTCTTGCAAGCCTTATTGCAGAAGAGCTCAACACAGAACTTTCAGTTTACCATGCTTACAATGAGCAGGGCGATGATTCCAAGCTTAATGGTGCCTTCAGCAGGAACTTTGCCGGTATCAAAGGAAAGAAATGCATCATAGTGGACGATGTAATTACAACCGGTAACACAATGGCTGATGTTGTAACACATCTGCGTAGTTCTGGTGCCAAACCTCTGGCAATTGCCGTACTTGTGGACAAGAGCGGCTCAGAGACCCTCTCCGAAGTACCTGTGCACTCTCTTGTACGCATCACACGTGTAGACTGA
- a CDS encoding DHH family phosphoesterase: MSEKCVECNGKGYSVTGTAKCPECKGTGKSKSVDFMKLSEKDMANFLKNGSSCSNCGGTGEIEERDKCVACSGKGIFYKCKVCGTEMDRLYDGDEVCQSCAKKQIVYKLDNSCTLDELEVGKMYHATVRNIADFGVFVDLNSNLRGLIHSSNMNGSLEVGEAVIVSLKEIKPRGKMDLVPRKLKEYQTIELEKKLPVILASEMPQMVGKKVKVQGEVIQVKQTAGPTIFTIADETGQVSGAAFESAGERAYPEIEADMIVAATGEITARGDSFQLEIQSLKKLSGPQESEILQRIEAAIDKRAEPYEIEFMVESEVLENLRPIMKKAAKEIRKAIIKSTPILLRHHADADGMTAAMSIEKAIIPLIKEVNGADGEYYFYKRAPSKAPFYEMTDVVRDIGFALEDVARHGQKMPLIISVDNGSSNENVAAMKQAKVYGIQMIVMDHHHPDDVVDEYLLTHVNPAHVGGDFGMTAGMLCTEVARMINVNVENEIKHLPAVAALGDRSEAEEARRYIELVSDKYTEQNLRDMALALDFAAYWLKFNTGKGIVDDILDFGDHTIHKNLVTVLCEQANEMIAEQMDVCMAHVKSQDLPNGAILNVLDVENHAHTFTFPPPGKTSGEVHDKLCKKYEGKPIVTIGYGPDFAVIRSKGVLMNIPQMVRELYEEVQGGGVNGGGHLVVGSIKFVQGMRTEVLSKLVEKIGSVGVE, from the coding sequence ATGAGCGAGAAATGTGTAGAATGCAACGGGAAAGGCTATAGTGTTACAGGCACTGCCAAATGCCCCGAGTGCAAAGGTACGGGAAAATCAAAGTCTGTAGACTTTATGAAGCTTTCTGAGAAGGATATGGCGAATTTCTTGAAAAATGGTTCATCCTGTAGCAACTGTGGCGGAACTGGAGAAATTGAAGAGAGGGACAAATGCGTGGCATGCTCCGGTAAAGGTATATTTTACAAGTGCAAGGTCTGTGGAACAGAAATGGACCGTCTTTATGATGGAGATGAGGTATGTCAGTCATGCGCAAAGAAGCAGATCGTCTACAAACTTGACAACTCATGCACCCTTGATGAGCTTGAAGTCGGAAAAATGTACCATGCGACAGTGAGGAACATTGCCGATTTCGGTGTTTTCGTTGACCTTAATTCCAATCTTAGAGGCCTTATTCATTCCAGTAACATGAATGGAAGCCTGGAAGTTGGTGAGGCTGTTATTGTCAGCTTAAAGGAAATAAAACCAAGAGGGAAAATGGATCTGGTTCCACGCAAGCTGAAAGAATACCAGACCATAGAACTTGAAAAGAAGCTCCCGGTTATACTTGCCAGCGAAATGCCACAGATGGTAGGTAAGAAGGTTAAGGTGCAGGGAGAGGTCATCCAGGTCAAACAGACAGCAGGACCTACTATATTCACAATTGCAGATGAAACAGGACAGGTTTCCGGTGCTGCCTTTGAGAGCGCGGGAGAGAGAGCTTATCCTGAAATAGAAGCTGATATGATCGTTGCAGCCACCGGGGAGATAACAGCCCGTGGTGACAGTTTCCAGCTTGAGATCCAGAGCCTTAAAAAGCTGAGCGGACCGCAGGAATCTGAGATTCTCCAGCGTATCGAAGCTGCTATTGACAAAAGAGCAGAGCCTTATGAGATTGAATTCATGGTAGAGAGTGAGGTTCTTGAAAATCTCAGACCGATCATGAAAAAGGCTGCAAAAGAAATAAGGAAGGCAATCATAAAATCCACACCTATCCTGTTGCGCCACCATGCAGATGCTGACGGAATGACTGCTGCAATGTCAATTGAAAAGGCCATCATTCCCCTCATAAAAGAAGTGAATGGAGCAGACGGGGAATATTACTTCTATAAACGTGCGCCTTCAAAGGCACCATTCTACGAGATGACTGATGTTGTCCGTGACATTGGTTTTGCACTTGAAGATGTGGCAAGACATGGACAGAAGATGCCACTTATTATAAGTGTTGACAACGGATCCTCCAACGAGAACGTGGCTGCAATGAAGCAGGCAAAAGTATACGGCATCCAGATGATAGTCATGGATCACCACCATCCTGACGATGTTGTCGATGAATACCTACTTACGCATGTTAACCCGGCACATGTTGGAGGAGACTTCGGTATGACAGCAGGTATGCTCTGTACCGAAGTAGCACGCATGATAAATGTCAACGTTGAAAACGAGATAAAACACCTTCCTGCAGTAGCTGCTCTTGGTGACCGCTCTGAAGCTGAAGAGGCAAGAAGATACATCGAACTGGTATCTGACAAGTATACCGAACAGAACCTGAGAGACATGGCGCTTGCCCTTGATTTTGCAGCATACTGGCTTAAGTTCAACACCGGAAAAGGTATCGTGGACGATATTCTGGACTTCGGTGACCACACTATACACAAGAATCTTGTCACCGTGCTTTGCGAACAGGCAAACGAGATGATAGCCGAACAGATGGATGTCTGTATGGCCCATGTGAAATCCCAGGACCTTCCAAATGGTGCGATCCTCAATGTACTGGACGTGGAGAACCATGCCCACACATTCACATTCCCACCACCAGGAAAAACATCAGGTGAAGTTCACGACAAATTGTGTAAGAAATATGAAGGCAAACCAATCGTAACCATAGGATACGGACCGGATTTTGCAGTAATCCGCTCAAAGGGAGTCCTTATGAATATACCACAGATGGTAAGGGAACTCTATGAGGAAGTGCAAGGTGGCGGTGTCAACGGCGGAGGACACCTGGTAGTCGGAAGTATCAAATTCGTGCAGGGCATGCGCACGGAAGTGCTTTCCAAACTTGTAGAGAAAATAGGTTCCGTAGGAGTTGAATAA
- a CDS encoding slipin family protein: protein MALIDIIFPLAIVAVIILSKAIKIVNEYERVVIFRLGRLSGVKGPGLFLIIPIIDTVVKIDLRVIAIDVPKQAVITRDNVTVAVDAVVYYQVIDPTKAVNEVENFRYATAMLSQTTLRDVIGQLELDDVLSNREDVNRNIQEQLDISTDPWGIKVTGVTLRDVSIDETMLRAIAKQAEAEREKRSRIILSEGEYMAAEKMKQAAMLYQEVPASLKLRELQTLAEISREKNMIVVSNTTDLGEIAALSKAFAKKE from the coding sequence ATGGCTTTAATCGACATTATTTTTCCGTTAGCTATAGTGGCAGTTATCATATTGTCCAAGGCTATCAAGATCGTTAATGAATATGAACGTGTAGTTATCTTCCGTCTGGGAAGGTTAAGTGGAGTTAAAGGCCCTGGTCTGTTTCTTATTATCCCGATAATTGATACGGTTGTAAAGATAGACCTGCGTGTAATAGCAATTGATGTACCAAAACAGGCTGTGATCACCAGGGATAATGTAACAGTGGCAGTTGATGCTGTTGTGTATTATCAGGTCATTGATCCTACAAAGGCTGTCAACGAGGTCGAGAACTTCAGGTATGCAACCGCAATGCTCTCACAGACAACTCTGAGAGACGTTATCGGTCAGCTTGAACTTGATGATGTCCTTTCCAACAGGGAAGACGTCAACAGGAACATTCAGGAACAGCTTGACATTTCCACTGATCCGTGGGGTATCAAGGTTACCGGTGTAACCCTGAGGGATGTAAGTATCGATGAAACAATGCTCCGTGCAATTGCAAAGCAGGCAGAGGCAGAGCGTGAGAAGCGTTCACGTATCATCCTTTCAGAGGGTGAATATATGGCTGCCGAAAAGATGAAGCAGGCTGCAATGTTGTATCAGGAAGTCCCGGCAAGTCTGAAGCTCAGGGAGTTGCAGACACTTGCAGAGATCTCAAGGGAAAAGAACATGATCGTGGTTTCCAATACAACAGATCTCGGAGAGATTGCCGCTCTTTCAAAGGCATTTGCCAAGAAAGAGTGA
- a CDS encoding NfeD family protein: MLHKCRSYLSTFLFLTLLLSLFSGNACAAGQQKVLVVDISDSITPVTDDIVADAIAFAENGDYEALVITLNTPGGNLDETLNIIEQIAATDVPVIGYVYPEGTKAWSAGTLILISTDVAAMAPYTIIGSAQPVTVTATGSEPIEEDKIINAIVKRATENAKMHGRNETAAEEFITKNLNLDAETALDYGVTEYVASDIPDLLSQVSGIEVKGKVLDTDGASITYYEPSLRLAFMGIISNPLVSSMLLLLGVYAIILGISHPGFGAELFGLVAIALGLIGTGFDVNVGALFLVVAGVILLVLEFQAPGFGVFGIAGLVCIIAGSILLVPTDFPNNYTPAEFQRSLIVSVATPTIVIGLFFVFIIYKVFEVRRKKPLFGELIGDMALALEPIGNGQTGYVLHRGQHWKARSSDIIEKDDKVTILEKDGVVLVVEKMKDKSKPEDQIDDEHDR, translated from the coding sequence ATGCTACATAAGTGCCGGTCATACCTGAGCACTTTTCTTTTTTTAACATTGCTCTTATCCCTGTTCTCAGGTAATGCATGTGCTGCAGGACAGCAGAAGGTTCTGGTTGTTGATATCTCGGATTCGATTACTCCTGTAACGGATGATATTGTAGCGGATGCTATTGCGTTTGCAGAAAATGGTGACTATGAAGCTCTTGTTATTACTCTCAATACGCCAGGTGGTAACCTCGATGAAACCCTGAACATAATCGAGCAGATTGCTGCAACTGATGTACCGGTAATAGGATATGTCTATCCCGAAGGGACTAAAGCATGGTCTGCCGGTACTTTGATACTCATCAGCACTGACGTTGCTGCAATGGCACCTTATACTATTATAGGTTCTGCGCAGCCGGTTACAGTTACTGCAACCGGTAGTGAACCTATAGAAGAAGATAAGATCATCAATGCCATTGTCAAGAGGGCTACAGAGAATGCAAAAATGCATGGTCGTAACGAGACGGCGGCAGAGGAGTTCATAACAAAGAACCTGAACCTTGATGCTGAAACAGCTCTTGATTACGGGGTCACTGAATATGTTGCATCGGATATTCCGGATCTCCTATCACAGGTTAGTGGAATAGAAGTAAAAGGCAAGGTCCTTGACACGGATGGTGCGTCTATCACTTATTATGAACCATCTCTGAGACTGGCTTTCATGGGAATAATCTCCAATCCACTTGTTTCCTCGATGCTTCTGCTTCTTGGTGTTTATGCGATTATACTTGGAATTTCACACCCCGGTTTTGGTGCTGAATTATTCGGTTTGGTTGCTATTGCTCTGGGACTTATCGGAACCGGATTTGATGTGAATGTAGGTGCACTGTTCCTTGTTGTCGCCGGTGTTATCCTGTTGGTACTTGAATTCCAGGCTCCAGGATTCGGTGTTTTCGGAATTGCGGGTCTTGTATGTATAATAGCAGGCAGCATTTTGCTGGTTCCGACTGATTTTCCAAATAACTATACTCCGGCAGAATTCCAGCGTTCGCTGATAGTATCCGTAGCAACGCCGACAATAGTAATCGGACTTTTCTTTGTGTTCATCATTTACAAGGTATTTGAGGTACGGAGGAAGAAACCGCTGTTTGGTGAACTTATCGGTGACATGGCTCTAGCACTTGAACCAATTGGAAACGGTCAGACCGGGTATGTTCTTCACAGGGGACAACACTGGAAAGCACGGTCATCTGATATTATTGAAAAAGACGACAAGGTAACAATACTTGAAAAAGACGGTGTTGTGCTTGTGGTTGAGAAAATGAAAGATAAATCAAAGCCTGAAGATCAGATTGATGATGAGCACGATCGATAA
- a CDS encoding AIR synthase-related protein codes for MDIEGYAKRGLNNNESDLEDKLTARILEVKKTNPEHARKLAQATITEAKATLVLKGDVLEPTVSGVTMGEFGVGSRGLGDFYTHEKIAEVIGKTKAVVDTTHLDDSGVVKSEGGEYIILTVDGMHSRLSDYSFLAGFHVARAALRDIYVMGARPMAMLSDIHVADDGDVGKVFDHIAGITAVSDLSGIPLITGSTLRIGGDMVIGERMTGGVGAVGVSTDLTSREQTQVGDVILMTEGAGGGTISTTALYYEMHDIVDETINIKFLEACEKLLDSGLVKHIHAMTDVTNGGIRGDAKEISRTAGVKLIFEEKDMRKLVNPRVLEMLESLEIDYLGVSLDALLIIAPEEYAEDIMKTIRSADVDISIIGKVVEGTGSEVIIDGEARDFTPRFRESAYTPIKKMIGDENPRDFEEMKKAIDKAALNAIEKKRRVVEMVKRK; via the coding sequence ATGGATATTGAAGGCTACGCAAAACGAGGGCTCAATAATAACGAGTCTGACCTTGAAGATAAACTGACTGCCAGAATTCTGGAAGTTAAGAAAACAAATCCTGAACATGCACGCAAACTTGCACAGGCAACCATCACCGAAGCAAAAGCAACTCTTGTACTGAAAGGTGATGTACTCGAACCCACCGTATCCGGCGTGACAATGGGAGAATTCGGTGTAGGCTCAAGAGGTCTTGGGGATTTCTACACCCACGAGAAGATTGCAGAGGTCATCGGGAAGACAAAAGCAGTCGTGGACACCACACACCTTGATGATTCAGGAGTAGTAAAATCAGAAGGTGGCGAATACATCATCCTCACAGTTGACGGTATGCACTCCAGACTTAGCGATTATTCATTCCTTGCAGGTTTCCACGTTGCAAGGGCAGCTCTTCGTGATATTTACGTTATGGGAGCAAGACCCATGGCAATGCTTTCAGATATCCATGTTGCTGATGACGGAGATGTCGGTAAGGTCTTTGACCACATTGCAGGAATCACAGCAGTTTCCGATCTTTCAGGTATCCCGCTCATTACCGGAAGCACTCTCAGGATAGGTGGTGACATGGTAATAGGCGAGCGTATGACCGGAGGAGTCGGTGCTGTTGGTGTATCAACCGACCTCACATCACGTGAACAGACACAGGTAGGAGATGTCATCCTCATGACTGAAGGAGCAGGTGGTGGAACAATATCCACAACTGCACTCTATTATGAGATGCATGACATCGTTGATGAGACTATCAACATCAAATTCCTGGAAGCATGCGAGAAACTTCTGGATTCAGGTCTTGTTAAGCACATCCATGCAATGACCGATGTCACAAACGGTGGCATTCGCGGAGACGCAAAGGAGATATCCAGAACAGCAGGTGTCAAGCTCATTTTTGAAGAAAAGGATATGAGAAAACTTGTCAACCCAAGAGTTCTTGAGATGCTTGAATCACTGGAAATTGATTACCTTGGAGTTTCCCTTGATGCTCTGCTTATCATCGCACCGGAAGAATACGCAGAAGACATCATGAAGACCATCAGAAGTGCAGACGTGGATATTTCAATAATAGGAAAAGTGGTGGAAGGAACCGGTTCTGAAGTCATTATTGACGGGGAAGCAAGGGATTTCACACCACGTTTCAGGGAATCCGCATACACACCTATCAAGAAGATGATAGGCGACGAAAATCCTCGTGATTTTGAAGAAATGAAAAAAGCCATTGACAAAGCAGCTCTCAATGCTATTGAGAAGAAACGCCGTGTTGTGGAAATGGTAAAGAGAAAGTAG
- the hisH gene encoding imidazole glycerol phosphate synthase subunit HisH encodes MKKIVIIDYGLGNLRSVRKGLEHAGADVIISSDPEEIKSADGVILPGVGAFRDAMKNVEVLRSTIEEYVASGKPMLGICLGQQMMLSTSEEGGLTEGLDLVKGQVLRFPHSELKVPHMGWNSIKITQKHPIFDGIPDGSFVYFVHSYYVDTTDKNTLVSCEYGTEFAAAIVNDAGNVIGTQFHPEKSGDTGLKILKNFVAMC; translated from the coding sequence ATGAAGAAGATCGTTATCATCGATTACGGACTTGGCAACCTCAGAAGTGTTCGCAAGGGGCTGGAACACGCAGGTGCGGACGTAATCATTTCAAGTGACCCTGAAGAGATAAAAAGTGCAGATGGCGTTATCCTTCCGGGTGTCGGTGCTTTCAGGGATGCAATGAAGAACGTGGAAGTTCTCAGAAGCACCATCGAGGAATATGTAGCATCAGGAAAACCAATGCTTGGGATCTGCCTTGGCCAGCAGATGATGCTGAGCACATCAGAGGAAGGAGGATTAACAGAAGGACTTGACCTTGTAAAAGGGCAGGTACTCAGATTCCCACACTCCGAGCTTAAAGTTCCCCACATGGGATGGAACTCGATCAAAATTACACAGAAACACCCTATTTTTGATGGAATACCTGACGGTTCCTTCGTCTATTTCGTCCACTCATACTACGTGGACACTACAGATAAGAACACGCTTGTTTCATGTGAATACGGAACCGAATTTGCAGCCGCCATTGTCAATGATGCAGGTAATGTAATAGGGACTCAGTTCCACCCTGAGAAAAGCGGTGATACAGGCCTTAAAATACTGAAGAACTTCGTTGCTATGTGCTAA
- a CDS encoding UDP-glucose dehydrogenase family protein has protein sequence MKVSIIGSGYVGSVSAACFAELGHEVICIDIDEEKVKQINAGTAPIWEEGLDELLAKYSQKTLIATSDYDYAVENTDASFICVGTPSGEDGSIDLSIVKAASASLGKAIAKKDHYHVVVVKSTVVPETTEKVVLPIVEEYSGKKAGKDFGIAMNPEFLREGKAVYDFMHPDKIVVGAIDERSSFIVSELYRRLDCEITRTNPRTAEMIKYVNNSFLATKISFANEVGNICKQLGINTYEVMDAVGTDFRIERQFLNCGAGFGGSCFPKDVKALIGKANQIGYVPELLQSIVDVNNRQPLKMIELLQEKIGDLRNKRIAVLGLAFKNDTDDIRESRSIPVIEKLLQLEADIAAYDPMAEEGMKKLFPDVAYCKSASEALTEADGCLIMTEWNEFRNLDQEFAAMANRVVIDGRNLINPKKLSTEIDYEGICW, from the coding sequence ATGAAAGTATCCATTATTGGTTCAGGCTATGTAGGGTCCGTTTCAGCGGCTTGTTTTGCGGAACTCGGGCATGAAGTTATCTGCATTGACATTGATGAAGAAAAGGTAAAACAGATCAATGCGGGAACAGCACCTATCTGGGAAGAGGGACTGGATGAACTGCTGGCAAAGTACAGCCAGAAGACACTCATTGCCACATCGGATTATGATTATGCAGTTGAGAACACCGATGCTTCATTCATATGTGTGGGAACACCATCTGGAGAGGATGGGAGCATTGACCTCTCAATAGTCAAAGCTGCAAGTGCCAGCCTTGGGAAAGCCATTGCAAAGAAAGATCACTATCATGTGGTAGTTGTAAAGAGCACAGTAGTGCCTGAAACAACCGAGAAGGTCGTACTTCCGATAGTAGAAGAATACTCCGGCAAAAAGGCAGGAAAGGACTTTGGTATTGCAATGAACCCCGAGTTCCTCAGGGAAGGCAAGGCTGTCTACGATTTCATGCACCCTGACAAGATAGTGGTTGGTGCAATAGATGAGAGGTCTTCTTTTATCGTATCAGAACTCTATCGCAGGCTGGACTGCGAGATCACCCGCACCAATCCAAGGACAGCAGAGATGATCAAATACGTCAACAATTCCTTCCTGGCAACCAAGATATCCTTTGCCAACGAGGTAGGGAACATCTGCAAGCAGCTTGGCATCAACACATACGAGGTCATGGATGCCGTGGGAACAGACTTCAGGATAGAGCGTCAGTTCCTCAACTGCGGTGCTGGATTTGGTGGCTCATGCTTCCCAAAGGACGTGAAAGCTCTTATCGGCAAAGCAAACCAGATAGGATACGTACCGGAACTTCTCCAGTCCATTGTTGATGTAAATAACAGGCAGCCCCTGAAGATGATCGAGCTCCTTCAGGAAAAGATCGGTGACCTCAGGAACAAGAGGATAGCCGTACTTGGTCTGGCTTTCAAGAACGACACCGATGATATAAGGGAATCGAGATCCATTCCTGTTATCGAGAAACTGCTGCAACTTGAAGCTGACATCGCCGCATACGACCCGATGGCTGAAGAAGGCATGAAGAAACTGTTCCCTGATGTTGCATACTGCAAGAGTGCATCCGAAGCGCTCACAGAAGCTGACGGCTGCCTCATCATGACAGAATGGAACGAGTTCAGGAACCTGGATCAGGAGTTTGCTGCCATGGCAAACAGAGTTGTCATTGACGGCAGAAATCTTATCAATCCGAAAAAGCTCAGCACCGAGATCGATTACGAAGGCATCTGCTGGTAA